The following coding sequences lie in one Thalassoglobus polymorphus genomic window:
- a CDS encoding sulfatase family protein — protein sequence MNRIAFSCLLSLFLTSAVFAEPNFVIFVADDMAWDDCGAYGHPSIKTPNMDKLAREGMRFDRAYLTCSSCSPSRCSMLTGRYPHSTGAAELHLPLPATQTLFTTPLREQGYYTAAVGKWHLGNAVVPQFDLVKPGGGPGGEEHWVGVLQNRPKDKPFFMWLAATDPHRGYKPGAIDPPHTLADVRVPPIFPETSEVKKDLALYYDEIGRFDEYIGKVVDELDKQGVLDETFILVISDNGRPFPRCKTTVLEDGVKTPFIVRYPPLVQPGSVCSSLVSTIDIAPTVVELAGAKQLDSFQGKTFTQTLRYPETIRHLMVYSEHNWHDYRAFERSVCTERYRYVRNWIPELPLTPPADAVQSPTYDEMKRLKEAGKLTEAQLSLFKQPQPEEALYDVLNDPHCLNNLLEGDSVTEEIRQIHYQHRGMLTQWQSDTQDTFPGIDKLTPDGFDRVTGKRIPGVAAPHPSLKK from the coding sequence ATGAACCGGATTGCATTTTCCTGCTTGTTGTCGTTGTTTCTCACTTCAGCTGTTTTTGCAGAGCCGAATTTTGTCATCTTTGTTGCGGACGATATGGCTTGGGATGACTGTGGTGCGTATGGCCATCCATCGATCAAAACGCCGAATATGGACAAGCTGGCTAGAGAAGGGATGCGGTTTGACCGTGCTTACCTCACTTGTTCATCCTGTAGTCCGAGTCGCTGCTCGATGCTGACAGGGCGATATCCTCATTCCACAGGAGCTGCGGAGCTTCACCTTCCGCTTCCTGCAACGCAAACGTTGTTCACGACTCCGCTTCGAGAGCAGGGCTACTACACAGCGGCTGTGGGGAAATGGCATCTTGGAAATGCAGTCGTACCGCAGTTCGATTTGGTCAAGCCGGGAGGCGGACCAGGCGGTGAAGAGCATTGGGTTGGTGTGCTTCAAAATCGTCCGAAAGACAAACCTTTTTTCATGTGGCTTGCAGCCACTGATCCCCACCGAGGATACAAACCGGGTGCGATTGATCCGCCGCATACCCTGGCCGACGTTCGCGTCCCTCCGATCTTCCCGGAGACCAGTGAAGTCAAGAAAGACCTCGCGTTGTATTACGATGAAATCGGTCGATTTGATGAATACATTGGCAAGGTCGTCGACGAACTCGACAAGCAGGGGGTTCTCGATGAAACATTCATCCTCGTGATCAGCGACAACGGACGCCCGTTTCCCCGCTGTAAAACAACTGTGCTCGAAGATGGCGTGAAGACTCCATTTATTGTTCGGTATCCGCCTCTCGTCCAACCAGGATCGGTCTGCAGTTCTCTTGTAAGCACCATCGACATCGCTCCGACAGTTGTAGAACTCGCCGGAGCCAAACAACTCGACTCATTTCAAGGCAAGACTTTTACTCAAACATTGCGATATCCCGAAACGATCCGGCACTTAATGGTGTATTCCGAACACAACTGGCACGACTACCGTGCTTTCGAACGCAGCGTTTGCACAGAACGATATCGCTACGTAAGAAACTGGATTCCTGAGCTCCCTTTAACCCCACCTGCTGACGCGGTTCAAAGCCCCACGTATGACGAAATGAAACGTCTAAAAGAAGCGGGAAAGCTAACCGAAGCACAACTCTCACTGTTCAAGCAACCTCAACCCGAGGAAGCACTTTACGATGTCCTTAACGATCCCCACTGCTTGAACAATTTGCTAGAAGGGGACTCAGTCACTGAGGAAATTCGCCAAATTCATTATCAACATCGGGGGATGTTGACTCAGTGGCAGTCCGACACGCAAGACACTTTCCCCGGCATCGACAAGTTGACACCCGATGGATTCGACCGAGTCACTGGTAAACGAATTCCCGGCGTGGCGGCCCCGCATCCCTCGTTGAAGAAGTAG
- a CDS encoding sialidase family protein: protein MQTTTTRRSFLCTASLAAGSCLLPRSVFADGISAEILSTKIISQQPQYYHGWSTLGRQKSGRLMLVWSGRREAHVCPFGTVEWMTSEDDGKTWTWPRTLLDSAIDDRDAGVLETAKGTILVTTFSSLAYESNITKAKNNGSWSEEKMARWLAEGHRIPEKQRKEQLGTWILRSTDNGLTWSTKNDSLVNSPHGPTQLKDGRILYAGKQLWLENPRIGLSVSNDDGETWEWFSEIPPRDGDDPNNYHELHMVEADNGDLITHIRNHNKNNAGETLQTVSSDGGKTWTKPRSIGVWGLPSHLLKLKDGRLLMSYGHRRKPLGNLARVSSDNGKTWSEAITISDDATSGDLGYPSTVQLDDGTLLTVWYEKIKSQPLAVLRQTHWKLSS from the coding sequence ATGCAAACGACTACGACTCGCCGATCATTTCTATGCACCGCCAGCCTTGCTGCTGGTTCCTGCCTGTTGCCTCGATCAGTCTTCGCCGACGGCATCTCCGCCGAGATCCTCTCAACTAAGATCATCAGCCAACAACCGCAATATTATCATGGCTGGTCGACACTGGGACGACAAAAGTCAGGCCGCTTGATGCTGGTCTGGTCGGGACGTCGTGAAGCACATGTCTGCCCGTTCGGGACTGTCGAATGGATGACCTCTGAAGACGACGGAAAGACCTGGACGTGGCCACGAACATTGCTCGATTCTGCAATTGACGATCGGGATGCTGGTGTTCTGGAGACCGCCAAAGGCACGATTCTGGTGACGACATTTTCGTCGCTGGCTTATGAAAGCAACATCACCAAAGCCAAAAACAATGGTTCCTGGTCCGAGGAGAAAATGGCAAGGTGGCTAGCTGAAGGCCATCGTATTCCAGAGAAGCAACGGAAGGAACAACTCGGAACGTGGATCCTCCGCTCAACTGATAACGGACTGACATGGTCCACCAAAAACGACAGCCTGGTCAACAGCCCTCATGGCCCGACCCAACTCAAGGATGGTCGAATCCTTTATGCCGGCAAACAGCTTTGGCTTGAGAACCCTCGCATCGGACTTTCGGTTTCGAACGATGACGGGGAAACATGGGAATGGTTCTCAGAAATCCCTCCTCGAGATGGAGACGATCCGAACAATTACCATGAACTCCACATGGTTGAGGCAGATAACGGCGACCTGATCACACATATCCGCAACCACAACAAAAACAACGCTGGAGAAACGCTGCAAACTGTTTCAAGCGATGGAGGAAAAACCTGGACGAAGCCACGTTCCATCGGAGTCTGGGGTTTACCGTCACATTTACTGAAGCTCAAAGATGGTCGCCTACTGATGTCTTATGGACATCGCCGTAAGCCATTGGGGAACCTGGCGAGAGTCAGTTCAGACAACGGGAAAACCTGGTCCGAAGCGATCACGATCAGCGATGACGCGACCTCGGGCGATTTGGGCTACCCGTCAACCGTTCAACTCGATGATGGCACATTGCTGACCGTGTGGTACGAAAAAATCAAATCGCAACCACTCGCAGTGCTACGTCAAACGCACTGGAAATTATCGTCATAA
- a CDS encoding peroxiredoxin, which translates to MKNFLLSVTALAFMTQVSYAIDITLKVGDKAPEFTVKDDAGKDWKASDHFGKKIVVVYFYPADMTGGCTAQACGFRDDLGKLQDKNVEVVGVSGDSVRNHQLFKKVHDLNFTLLADPTGEVAAAFGVPFTKGEKSITREIDGKEEVLTRGVTTKRWTFVVDEKGKVVYKNEQVKAAVDSKKIMEVVSNLK; encoded by the coding sequence ATGAAAAACTTCTTACTTTCGGTGACTGCACTCGCATTCATGACTCAGGTTTCTTATGCCATCGATATTACGTTGAAGGTTGGTGATAAAGCTCCAGAGTTCACCGTCAAAGACGATGCTGGCAAAGACTGGAAAGCGAGCGATCACTTCGGCAAGAAAATTGTCGTCGTCTACTTTTACCCTGCAGACATGACGGGTGGCTGTACTGCTCAAGCTTGTGGCTTCCGTGACGATCTTGGCAAGCTGCAAGATAAGAATGTGGAAGTCGTCGGAGTGAGTGGCGATTCGGTTCGCAATCACCAACTCTTCAAGAAAGTTCACGATCTCAACTTTACACTTCTGGCAGATCCCACAGGAGAAGTCGCTGCAGCGTTTGGTGTTCCGTTTACAAAAGGGGAAAAGTCGATCACTCGCGAGATCGATGGGAAAGAAGAAGTCTTGACCCGTGGGGTGACCACAAAACGCTGGACTTTTGTTGTTGATGAAAAGGGCAAAGTCGTTTACAAGAACGAGCAAGTTAAAGCTGCTGTCGACAGTAAGAAAATCATGGAAGTCGTGAGTAACTTGAAATAG